Genomic segment of Syntrophorhabdaceae bacterium:
CTTCCAGAGTACGCCGGATAGTCATTTGATCGCCGTTAACCCCGCGATGGCCCGCATATTCGGTTACGCCTCTCCGGAAGAAATGGTCCGTGACGTTACCAACATAGGTCAGCAGCTCTATACCGATCACGAGAACAGGCATACATTCCAGAGACTCCTCGCGGAACATGGAACAGTAGGAGCCTTTGAGGCGCAATTTTACAGGAAAGATGGTTCAACGCTATGGGGTTCACTGAATGTCCGGGCAGTCAAAGATGAAACCGGGAGGATACTCTGCTACGAGGGCACGCTGGAAGATATTACGGCGCGCAAAAAAGTAGAAGAGGAATTAAGGAGATCAGAAGAAAAATACCGTAATATCTTTGAAAACGCGTCGGAAGGCATATTCCAGGTCACACCGGACGGAAGGTACCTGAGCGTCAATCCCGCACTCGCAAGGATTCACGGATTCAGCTCCCCCGGGGAAGTGATCCTGTCGGTAACCGACATCGCCCATCAGCTCTATGTTGACCCGAGCCGCCGCGCGGAGCTCAAGCGCCTCCTCGAAGAACATGGTTTTGTGAAGGACTTCGAGATCATGATGCGGAAAAAAGACAAGGGATTGCAATGGGTATCCGTTACCTCCCATGCGGTGAGGGACGCGAACGGCACGATCCTCTATTACGAAGGCACGCTTCAGGACATCACCTCCCGCAAATTCGCCGCGGAAGAGCTTGGAAACCTGCGGAAGTCCCTGAGAGGAGTGATCCGGGCAATGTCATCGATGACCGAGATGAGAGACCCCGGCACAGCGGGCCACCAGAAAAGGGTGTCGGACATTGCCATGGCTATAGCCGGTGAGATGGGATTAACCTATGATACGATAGAACATATTGGAATAGCAGGGATCATTCACGACATCGGCAAGATATCCGTACCGGCCGAGATCCTCAGCAAACCGGCGAAACTTACCGAAACAGAATACAGCCTCGTAAAGGTTCACCCCCAGGTGGGGTACGATATACTCAAGGATGCCGGGATGCCTTATCCTGTGGCGGAAATAGTCCTTCAGCACCACGAGAGGCTCAACGGCTCCGGTTATCCACGGGGGCTGAAAGGACCTGACATCCTCCTTGAAGCACGGATTCTTGCAGTCGCCGATGTAACAGAGGCGATCGCCGCTCCCCGTCCTTACAGGCCTGCCCGGGGCCAGGACGCGGCCCTTGATGAAATAGCGAAAAATAAAGGCATCCTGTACGATCCTGAAGCAGTCAACGTATGCGTCAGGCTCTTCAGGGAGAAAGGCTTCCGTTATAATTGAAACATCCGTTCAACGTTCTATGTTAAGACAAATACAAAAGCATGAAAACCCTGTCTCTCGCCCGCTACGCTCGAGCCTGCAGAGAAGTCTTCTTTTTCTTTCCTGAAGGAAAAAGGTTCTTGTTATATTGTCATCGCGAGGAGTTCCATCCTTTACCGTCATCGCGAGGAGTTCCATCCTTTACCGTCATCGCGAGGAGTTCCATCCTTTACCGTCATCGCGAGGAGCGAAGCGACGTGGCGATCCAAGGATATAACCTATTAATGAGATTGCCGCGCCCTGCGGGCTCGCAATGACCTATCACCCATCACCTATTACCTATCACCTATCACCTATTACCTTTCACCTTTCACTTTTTACATGGTTCATCCAATTACGAATTACGAATCACGAATTACGGGGTTTAAACGCTCATCCTCTTTGCAATAGGTGACATTTTCTGATACAATAAGGTGGTTAAGCCTGATCTCTAACCTCAAAATATGGATAAAATATTCGTAAAAGGCGCACGGGAACATAATCTCAAAAATATCGACGTCACCATCCCCAGGAACAAGATGGTCGTCATCACCGGACCGAGCGGCTCCGGCAAATCAACGCTTGCCTTCGACACCATCTATGCTGAAGGACAGAGACGATACGTGGAGTCCCTCTCTTCTTATGCCCGCCAGTTCCTTGAACTCATGGAAAAACCCGATGTGGACTACATAGAGGGGTTGTCCCCCGCCATCAGCATCGAGCAGAAAAACATCAGCAAGAACCCCAGGAGCACCGTCGGGACAGTGACGGAGATATACGATTACCTGAGGCTCCTCTTCGCGAGGATCGGGCACGTCCACTGCTACGGCTGCGGAAAGGAGATCAAGAGCCAGCATGCTCCCCAGATCGTCGACGCTATCCTCTCACTCGGTCCGGGGAAAAATCTCACGATCCTGGCGCCTATTGTCCGGGGAAGGAAAGGCGAATACAGAAAGGAGATCGATGAGCTGAGGAAACAGGGCTTCACCAGGATAAAATTGAATGGGAAGATCGTTGACCTCGCCGACGACATCGAGCTCGACAAGAACAAAAAGCATGATATCGATGTTATCGTCGACAGGATAACCATCCGTGACGGCATTGAACGGCGGCTCTTCGAGGCGGTGGAGCTGGCGCTCAACAAGGCCGGCGGGATCATCAAGGTAGAGGTCGAAAAGGACACCATGGTCTTCAGCGAAAAATTCGCCTGTCCTGACTGCGGCATCAGTTACCCCGAGATCGCGCCGCGGATGTTCTCCTTCAATAACCCCTACGGCGCCTGCCCGGCATGCCTCGGTCTCGGCGTGAAAGAATATTTCGATCCAGCGCTTATCATTCCCAACCATGACCTTTCTCTGCGCGACGGCGCGGTTGTCCCCTGGGGCGAAAAAAACCCGGTACACTTCATGCCTTTCCTCGAAGCGCTCGTCAACCACTACAAGATAGACATCAGGAAACCTTTCAGGCAATTGCCGCAGGCCGTGCAGGATGCGATCCTCTACGGCTCAAAGGGAGAGATGATCGAATTCTATTCCGACAGGGGATCCAGGCGGGACTTCGTAAAAAAACCTTTTGAAGGGGTTATCGGCGAGCTGGAGCGGGAATGGGACCGGGCGGACTATTACGAGAAAGAGAAGCTTGAACGGTTCATCAACCTCATCCCCTGCCCCACATGCAACGGCGCCAGGCTGAAAAAGGAGATGCTCTGGGTCAGGATAAACGACCTCAACATAGACCAGGTCGCGAGGATGACGATCACCGAATGCTCAAAGTTCTTCAACACCATCAGGCTTACCGACAAGGAAAAGGAGATAGCGCGCACGATCCTGAAAGAGATCGTCTCGCGCCTGAAATTCCTCATCGATGTCGGTCTCGATTACATCAGCTTAAGCAGGAACTCCGCCACCCTGTCTGCAGGCGAGTCCCAGAGGATACGTCTCGCCACGCAGATCGGCTCCGGGCTCACAGGGGTTGTCTACGTCCTCGATGAACCGAGCATAGGCCTCCACCAGCGCGACAACGAGCGCCTGCTCAACACGCTGAGAAGGCTGCGCGACCTCGACAACACGGTGATCGTTGTGGAACACGATCATGACGCGATCGTTTCATCCGATTACGTCGTTGACCTCGGACCGGGCGCCGGTGAGAATGGCGGCAACCTCGTCTTCCAGGGCACACCGGGCGAGCTTATGAAACACATTGATTCCATTACAGGACTGTACCTGTCAAAGAAACGCGAGATCCATATACCAGACAACAGGAGGAAGCCCAGGGGCTTTTTAACGATCAAAGGGGCCCGTGTAAACAACCTCAAGGATATCGACGTCAAGATCCCCCTCGGCGTATTCACGGCCATAACAGGCGTATCAGGCTCAGGGAAGAGCAGCCTCATCGTCGATACCCTCTATCCGCTCCTGAAGCAAAAACTCTACAGGTCAAAAGACAGGGCCGGGGAATCGGAAGGGATAACAGGCTATGAGGCCATAGACAGGGTCATCGACATTGACCAGTCACCGATAGGAAGGACGCCGCGCTCGAACCCCGCAACCTATACCGGCATCTTCACGCACATACGGGAGCTCTTCACAAAACTCCCGGAATCGAG
This window contains:
- a CDS encoding PAS domain S-box protein translates to FQSTPDSHLIAVNPAMARIFGYASPEEMVRDVTNIGQQLYTDHENRHTFQRLLAEHGTVGAFEAQFYRKDGSTLWGSLNVRAVKDETGRILCYEGTLEDITARKKVEEELRRSEEKYRNIFENASEGIFQVTPDGRYLSVNPALARIHGFSSPGEVILSVTDIAHQLYVDPSRRAELKRLLEEHGFVKDFEIMMRKKDKGLQWVSVTSHAVRDANGTILYYEGTLQDITSRKFAAEELGNLRKSLRGVIRAMSSMTEMRDPGTAGHQKRVSDIAMAIAGEMGLTYDTIEHIGIAGIIHDIGKISVPAEILSKPAKLTETEYSLVKVHPQVGYDILKDAGMPYPVAEIVLQHHERLNGSGYPRGLKGPDILLEARILAVADVTEAIAAPRPYRPARGQDAALDEIAKNKGILYDPEAVNVCVRLFREKGFRYN
- the uvrA gene encoding excinuclease ABC subunit UvrA; amino-acid sequence: MDKIFVKGAREHNLKNIDVTIPRNKMVVITGPSGSGKSTLAFDTIYAEGQRRYVESLSSYARQFLELMEKPDVDYIEGLSPAISIEQKNISKNPRSTVGTVTEIYDYLRLLFARIGHVHCYGCGKEIKSQHAPQIVDAILSLGPGKNLTILAPIVRGRKGEYRKEIDELRKQGFTRIKLNGKIVDLADDIELDKNKKHDIDVIVDRITIRDGIERRLFEAVELALNKAGGIIKVEVEKDTMVFSEKFACPDCGISYPEIAPRMFSFNNPYGACPACLGLGVKEYFDPALIIPNHDLSLRDGAVVPWGEKNPVHFMPFLEALVNHYKIDIRKPFRQLPQAVQDAILYGSKGEMIEFYSDRGSRRDFVKKPFEGVIGELEREWDRADYYEKEKLERFINLIPCPTCNGARLKKEMLWVRINDLNIDQVARMTITECSKFFNTIRLTDKEKEIARTILKEIVSRLKFLIDVGLDYISLSRNSATLSAGESQRIRLATQIGSGLTGVVYVLDEPSIGLHQRDNERLLNTLRRLRDLDNTVIVVEHDHDAIVSSDYVVDLGPGAGENGGNLVFQGTPGELMKHIDSITGLYLSKKREIHIPDNRRKPRGFLTIKGARVNNLKDIDVKIPLGVFTAITGVSGSGKSSLIVDTLYPLLKQKLYRSKDRAGESEGITGYEAIDRVIDIDQSPIGRTPRSNPATYTGIFTHIRELFTKLPESRMRGYKEGRFSFNVKGGRCETCTGEGFVKIEMQFLPDIYIVCDACKGKRYNRDTLEIRYKGKNIADVLEMTVTQAMEFFDALPHIKSKLKVLNEVGLGYIRLGQAATTLSGGEAQRIKLSRELSKRDTGKTLYILDEPTTGLHFVDIEKLLHVLAELIERGNSVVVIEHNLDVIKCADYIIDLGPEGGDKGGRIITKGSPEEVMESPTSYTGAFLKRYVNGEMTENQTKTKKISSGRKA